Proteins encoded by one window of Prevotella nigrescens:
- the glgP gene encoding alpha-glucan family phosphorylase → MKIKSDYSNEPQWKEVNVKSSLPKELACLDEIAHNLWYGWTHEARSLFTHLDEELYEKVGHNPVLLLEQLSYDRKEAIVKDKDLMKRVKNVYKMFKDYMNVKPNAKRPSVAYFCMEFGLNQVLKIYSGGLGMLAGDYLKEASDSNVDLCAVGFLYRYGYFRQSLSMDGQQIAKYDAQIFNSLPIERVLDTDGNQMVVDVPYTNYMVHALVWQVNVGRIKLYLLDTDNDMNSEFDRPITHALYGGDWENRIKQEILLGIGGILTLKKLGIKKDIYHCNEGHAALCNLQRLCDYVEQGLTFNQAMELVRASSLYTVHTPVPAGHDYFDEALFNKYMSGYPEKLGISWDEFIGMGRTNPDDHSERFCMSTFACNTSQEINGVSRLHGWVSQKMFAPLWKGYFPEENHVGYVTNGVHLPTWTATEWRKVYAANFDDNFMSDQSNENIWHAIYNVPDEEIWNTRMALKNKLIKYIRDKFTQQWLRNQGDPAKVVSILEKINPNALMIGFCRRFATYKRAHLLFTDLERLEKIVNNPDRPVLFFFSGKAHPADGAGQGLIKRIFEISQMPQFLGKIIFLEDYDMELARRLVSGVDIWMNTPTRPLEASGTSGEKAEMNGVVNLSVLDGWWVEGYRKGAGWALPEKRTYQNQEYQDKLDAATIYSLLENEITPLFFNKTKGKTYSADWVKVVKNSIATIAPHYTMKRQLDDYYSKFYDKQAERSAKLHANDNRLAKEIALWKETVAERWDSINVIDSNFDALNNAVTGKVTTLTFTIDEQGLQDAVGLELVVLNNTPVDDVNIHKVLPFKLVKTEGNLYTFQLDFDASDAGAFKCAVRMYPKNSLLPHRQDFAYVKWLN, encoded by the coding sequence ATGAAGATAAAGTCTGATTATTCAAATGAACCTCAATGGAAAGAGGTGAATGTTAAGTCAAGTCTTCCAAAAGAATTGGCTTGTCTCGACGAGATAGCACACAACCTTTGGTATGGTTGGACACACGAGGCACGTAGCCTTTTTACCCATTTGGACGAAGAACTTTACGAGAAGGTAGGGCACAATCCGGTGTTGTTACTCGAACAATTGAGCTACGACCGTAAGGAAGCCATTGTTAAAGACAAGGATCTGATGAAGCGCGTGAAGAACGTTTATAAGATGTTCAAGGACTATATGAACGTGAAACCCAATGCTAAACGTCCGTCAGTAGCCTATTTCTGTATGGAGTTTGGTCTTAACCAAGTCCTGAAAATCTATTCAGGTGGTTTGGGAATGCTCGCCGGGGACTACCTCAAAGAAGCGTCAGACTCTAATGTAGATCTCTGTGCAGTGGGCTTCCTCTATCGTTACGGCTACTTCCGTCAGAGTCTTTCAATGGACGGTCAGCAGATAGCAAAGTACGATGCACAAATCTTCAATTCACTTCCTATCGAACGTGTGCTCGATACTGATGGTAACCAAATGGTTGTAGATGTGCCTTACACCAACTATATGGTTCACGCATTGGTATGGCAGGTGAACGTAGGTCGTATAAAACTCTACTTGCTCGATACCGACAACGACATGAATTCAGAGTTCGACCGTCCTATTACGCATGCCCTTTACGGAGGCGATTGGGAAAACCGAATCAAGCAAGAAATATTGCTCGGTATCGGTGGCATACTCACTTTGAAGAAGCTCGGCATAAAGAAAGACATCTATCACTGCAACGAAGGACACGCAGCACTTTGCAACTTGCAACGACTCTGCGACTATGTAGAGCAAGGCTTAACATTCAATCAGGCAATGGAACTTGTCCGTGCATCTTCGCTCTACACCGTTCATACGCCTGTCCCAGCTGGACACGACTACTTTGACGAAGCTCTCTTCAACAAGTATATGTCAGGTTATCCCGAAAAATTGGGCATAAGCTGGGACGAATTCATCGGCATGGGACGTACCAATCCCGACGACCACAGCGAACGTTTCTGCATGAGTACCTTCGCTTGCAATACATCACAGGAAATCAACGGCGTATCTCGCCTGCACGGTTGGGTAAGCCAGAAGATGTTCGCACCGCTGTGGAAGGGCTATTTCCCCGAAGAAAACCATGTGGGCTATGTTACGAACGGTGTACACCTGCCTACATGGACAGCTACAGAATGGCGTAAAGTATACGCTGCAAACTTCGATGACAATTTTATGTCAGACCAAAGCAACGAGAATATTTGGCACGCCATATACAATGTTCCTGATGAGGAGATATGGAACACACGTATGGCTTTGAAGAATAAACTCATAAAATATATCCGCGATAAATTCACACAGCAATGGCTTCGCAACCAGGGAGACCCTGCAAAGGTGGTTTCTATCCTCGAAAAGATAAATCCTAACGCACTGATGATTGGCTTCTGCCGCCGCTTTGCAACCTATAAACGTGCGCACCTTCTCTTTACCGATTTGGAGCGTTTGGAGAAGATTGTGAACAATCCCGACCGTCCGGTGCTCTTCTTCTTCTCTGGTAAGGCACACCCTGCAGACGGTGCCGGGCAGGGACTGATTAAGCGAATATTCGAGATTTCGCAGATGCCACAATTCCTCGGCAAGATTATTTTCCTTGAAGACTACGACATGGAACTGGCACGCCGCCTTGTTTCCGGTGTCGATATTTGGATGAACACTCCGACTCGCCCGTTAGAGGCAAGTGGTACATCTGGCGAAAAGGCAGAAATGAATGGTGTTGTAAACTTGTCTGTGCTCGATGGCTGGTGGGTGGAAGGTTATCGCAAGGGTGCTGGCTGGGCTCTTCCAGAGAAGCGCACTTACCAAAACCAAGAGTATCAGGACAAACTCGATGCTGCCACAATCTACAGTTTGTTAGAAAACGAAATAACGCCTCTGTTCTTCAACAAGACCAAGGGCAAGACCTATTCGGCTGATTGGGTTAAGGTTGTGAAGAATTCTATCGCTACCATCGCACCACATTACACAATGAAGCGCCAGTTAGACGACTACTACTCTAAGTTCTATGACAAGCAGGCTGAACGTTCGGCTAAACTGCATGCCAACGATAACCGTTTAGCCAAGGAAATTGCATTGTGGAAAGAGACGGTAGCAGAACGTTGGGACAGCATTAACGTTATAGACAGCAATTTCGATGCGCTGAACAATGCCGTAACCGGAAAGGTAACAACACTTACATTCACGATAGACGAGCAGGGACTTCAAGACGCAGTTGGCTTGGAACTTGTAGTGCTAAACAATACGCCTGTCGACGATGTTAACATTCATAAGGTGTTGCCATTCAAGCTTGTTAAGACCGAGGGCAACCTCTACACTTTCCAATTAGACTTCGATGCCTCTGACGCAGGTGCATTCAAGTGTGCCGTTCGTATGTATCCAAAGAACAGTTTGTTGCCACACCGTCAAGACTTCGCGTATGTTAAGTGGCTCAACTAA
- a CDS encoding HEAT repeat domain-containing protein — translation MNDNDVSYYYKEALATDSFTVHNNFLNMLLQDDSALGMERHYCYFKDSENAYLKRILGKGFLKRGREGMLFLEEKLKTETDTLAKSNVIHLIGLSYNKEYLPYILPYLDDADKEIRYKAIIACGWLGDAEAIKILKEHYATEKDTLLRGFIVSAMRQIFFRHKETKQQIVDFIYVKMPEETDNELLAIMIVVLQDLTKMKFGLKEESNSGIISGNVTRAVNKVLKMIEK, via the coding sequence ATGAACGATAACGATGTTTCGTATTATTATAAGGAGGCTTTAGCTACAGATAGTTTTACGGTACACAATAACTTTCTGAATATGTTATTGCAAGATGATTCTGCATTAGGTATGGAACGCCATTATTGCTATTTTAAAGATTCGGAGAATGCTTATTTGAAACGAATTTTAGGGAAAGGATTTCTAAAGCGTGGAAGAGAAGGTATGCTTTTTTTGGAAGAAAAACTGAAAACTGAAACTGATACTCTGGCAAAATCTAATGTGATTCATCTCATAGGATTGTCGTACAATAAAGAATATCTGCCCTATATTCTGCCTTATCTTGACGATGCAGACAAAGAAATTAGATACAAAGCCATAATTGCTTGTGGCTGGTTGGGCGATGCTGAGGCTATTAAAATTTTAAAAGAACATTATGCTACCGAAAAAGATACTTTGTTGCGTGGATTTATTGTATCGGCTATGCGACAGATTTTTTTTAGACACAAGGAGACTAAGCAACAAATTGTAGATTTTATTTATGTAAAAATGCCAGAAGAAACCGACAACGAATTGCTTGCCATTATGATAGTTGTTCTTCAGGACCTTACAAAGATGAAATTTGGTTTGAAAGAAGAATCGAACTCTGGTATTATTTCGGGCAATGTTACACGAGCTGTAAATAAAGTGCTGAAAATGATAGAGAAGTAG
- a CDS encoding IS5 family transposase — protein sequence MLKRTSKQLSLFSSLEDMLSHEHPLFQLSNKINWECFENAFSPLYCSTNGRPAHAIRLMCGLLILKHLRNVSDEMVVSQWSENAYYQYFCGGLEFMPKEPCDASELVHFRNRIGEEGMELILAESIRVNTDHDDEDHFDTAFIDSTVQEKNITYPTDAKLHKKIIKNVLKIVHDKSLPLRQSYMRTLKGIYRSQRFRNHPKNRKKALKADRQLKTIAGRLVRELERNLGRRKGYEKMFELYYKVLSQNRKSKNKVYSLHEPDVVCISKGKEHKQYEFGNKVSILRSWSGLILGACSFRNEYDGHTIEKTLEQTQRMIGRKVDKLAGDRGYRGIKQIGKTKILIPDTPKAKDSYYQKRKKHKLFCKRAGIEPTMGHLKADHRLSRNFYKGVKGDAINVLLAAAAYNFKRAMRVLLYLIKRISIKLVSTNFMLKYSF from the coding sequence ATGCTTAAACGTACATCCAAACAGCTCTCTTTGTTCTCTTCTTTAGAGGACATGCTTAGCCATGAACATCCCCTTTTCCAACTTAGTAATAAGATTAATTGGGAATGTTTTGAAAATGCTTTCTCTCCATTGTATTGCAGTACTAATGGTCGCCCTGCCCATGCTATTCGCCTGATGTGTGGTCTTTTAATTTTAAAACATTTGCGTAATGTGTCAGATGAAATGGTGGTTTCTCAATGGAGCGAGAATGCCTACTACCAATACTTCTGTGGTGGACTTGAATTTATGCCAAAAGAGCCCTGTGACGCTTCCGAGTTAGTTCACTTCAGAAATCGTATAGGTGAGGAAGGTATGGAGTTAATATTAGCAGAAAGTATCCGTGTTAATACCGACCATGATGACGAAGATCATTTTGATACTGCTTTCATTGATTCTACTGTACAGGAGAAGAATATAACCTATCCTACAGATGCGAAGTTGCATAAAAAGATAATCAAAAATGTTCTGAAGATAGTTCATGACAAGAGTCTTCCTCTACGGCAGAGTTATATGCGTACGCTGAAAGGAATTTACCGTTCCCAACGTTTTCGTAATCATCCCAAGAATCGTAAGAAAGCTCTTAAGGCAGATAGGCAACTCAAGACCATAGCAGGTAGATTAGTAAGAGAGCTAGAGCGTAATCTTGGGAGAAGGAAAGGATATGAGAAGATGTTTGAGCTATATTACAAAGTTCTTTCTCAGAATAGGAAGTCAAAGAACAAAGTATATTCTCTGCACGAACCAGATGTAGTTTGCATCAGCAAAGGTAAGGAGCATAAGCAATATGAGTTTGGCAATAAAGTATCTATTCTTCGCTCATGGTCAGGACTTATTCTTGGTGCATGTTCTTTTAGGAATGAATATGATGGGCATACTATCGAAAAGACGCTAGAACAAACCCAAAGGATGATAGGAAGGAAGGTTGATAAGTTAGCAGGAGATAGAGGGTATAGAGGTATAAAGCAGATTGGGAAGACAAAGATACTCATCCCAGACACTCCTAAAGCTAAAGACAGCTACTACCAAAAGAGAAAGAAACACAAGCTGTTTTGTAAACGAGCTGGTATAGAGCCAACGATGGGACATCTTAAAGCAGACCACCGATTATCTCGCAACTTTTATAAAGGTGTGAAAGGAGATGCTATCAATGTATTATTAGCTGCGGCAGCATATAACTTCAAAAGAGCTATGAGAGTTCTTTTGTACCTTATAAAAAGAATCAGTATAAAGCTTGTCAGTACAAACTTTATGCTGAAATATAGTTTTTAA
- a CDS encoding IS5 family transposase produces the protein MLKRTSKQLSLFSSLEDMLSHEHPLFQLSNKINWARFENAFSPLYCSTNGRPAHAIRLMCGLLILKHLRNVSDEMVVSQWSENAYYQYFCGGLEFMPKEPCDASELVHFRNRIGEKGMELILAESIRVNTDHDNEDHFDTAFIDSTVQEKNITYPTDAKLHKKIIKNVLKIVHDNCLPLRQSYTRTLKGIYRSQRFRNHPKNRKKALKADRQLKTIAGRLVRELERNLVGRKGYEKMFELYYRVLSQNRKSKNKVYSLHEPDVVCVSKGKEHKQYEFGNKVSILRSWSGLILGACSFRNEYDGHTIEKTLEQTQRMTGRKVDKFAGDRGYRGLKQIGQTKILIPDTPKAKDSYYQKRKKHKLFCKRAGIEPTIGHLKADHRLSRNFYKGVKGDASNVLLAAAAYNFKRAMRVLLYLIKRISIKLVSTNFMLKYSF, from the coding sequence ATGCTTAAACGTACATCCAAACAGCTCTCTTTGTTCTCTTCTTTAGAGGACATGCTTAGCCATGAACATCCCCTTTTCCAACTTAGTAATAAGATTAATTGGGCACGTTTTGAAAATGCTTTTTCTCCATTGTATTGCAGTACTAATGGTCGCCCTGCCCATGCTATTCGGTTGATGTGTGGTCTTTTAATTTTAAAACATTTGCGTAATGTGTCAGATGAAATGGTGGTTTCTCAATGGAGCGAGAATGCTTACTACCAATATTTCTGTGGTGGACTTGAATTTATGCCAAAAGAGCCCTGTGATGCTTCCGAGTTAGTTCACTTCAGAAATCGTATAGGTGAGAAAGGTATGGAGTTAATATTAGCCGAGAGCATCCGCGTTAATACTGACCATGATAACGAAGATCATTTTGATACGGCTTTCATTGATTCTACCGTGCAGGAGAAGAATATAACCTATCCTACAGATGCGAAGTTGCATAAAAAGATAATCAAAAACGTTCTGAAGATAGTTCATGACAATTGTCTCCCTCTACGACAGAGTTATACGCGTACCTTGAAAGGAATTTACCGTTCCCAACGTTTTCGTAATCATCCCAAGAATCGTAAGAAAGCTCTTAAGGCAGATAGGCAACTGAAGACCATAGCAGGTAGATTAGTAAGAGAGCTAGAGCGTAATCTTGTGGGAAGGAAAGGATATGAGAAGATGTTTGAGCTATATTACAGAGTTCTTTCTCAGAATAGGAAGTCAAAGAACAAAGTATATTCTCTGCACGAACCAGATGTAGTTTGCGTCAGCAAGGGTAAGGAACATAAGCAATATGAGTTTGGCAATAAAGTATCTATTCTTCGCTCATGGTCAGGACTTATTCTTGGTGCATGTTCTTTTAGGAATGAATATGATGGGCATACTATCGAAAAGACGTTGGAACAAACCCAAAGGATGACAGGAAGGAAGGTTGATAAGTTTGCAGGAGATAGAGGGTATAGAGGTTTAAAGCAGATTGGGCAGACAAAGATACTCATCCCAGACACTCCTAAAGCTAAAGACAGCTACTACCAAAAGAGAAAGAAACACAAGCTGTTTTGTAAACGAGCCGGTATAGAGCCAACGATAGGACATCTTAAAGCAGACCACCGATTATCTCGCAACTTTTATAAAGGTGTCAAAGGAGATGCTAGCAATGTATTATTAGCTGCCGCAGCATATAACTTCAAAAGAGCTATGAGAGTTCTTTTGTACCTTATAAAAAGAATCAGTATAAAGCTTGTCAGTACAAACTTTATGCTGAAATATAGTTTTTAA